In Corylus avellana chromosome ca2, CavTom2PMs-1.0, the following proteins share a genomic window:
- the LOC132172384 gene encoding uncharacterized protein At4g04980: protein MATGDCYGLTPSLFPRKAYGFDRGMKGYELPKKLSKSPKEEQGMALGGRFGYTSKLILLMELRKKIMTFRDILDLPPCDGSASINELVMGTIQDLQKLYPEIMPCNRLSEIKGASIDQGLTYFLGALKSIGDSRMMELDWMDKFNYNFPSYEENINPEELVEVVLEALNCMNKMAQEKFDMMDEDDDMKKDNSNTFDKMLLDSYSDSNSSGCPSPASPASPITPTSVLAGSSTAYTKFGEKANISYRPPILLSLRVRAVGKLNQVDAKRLSFNTLSSVVGFDSSSLNVNKKVEEPITGIEEQSNFGLTTANHENRDSSCMSDLKDTIEKGIVSRLHPPPPPPPPPPMASQTIKVAPPPPPPPPMMPFKGVAPPPPPPPPMMPSKGVAPPPPMMPLKGTVSPPSNGAALPPPPPLGGAKSLRPKKATTKLKRSSQMGNLYRVLRGKVEGSNLDGKSSNGRKSAVGSCSPGGKQGLADALAEMTKRSAYFQQIEEDVQKYAKSITELKLAISTFQTKDMAELIKFHKFVESILEHLTDESQVLARFEGFPVKKLETLRTAAALYSKLDAMATELHSLKIVSPMGQLLDKVERYFTKIKGEVDAMERTKDEESKKFQSHNIDFDFHILIRIKEAMVDVSSSCMELALQVASEKKEPGPKSDSRTKGCAKLLWKAFQFAFRVYSFAGGHDDRADKLTRELAHEIENDPYHQ from the exons ATGGCAACAGGGGACTGCTACGGTTTGACACCATCTCTGTTTCCTCGCAAGGCATATGGATTTGATCGG GGAATGAAAGGCTATGAGCTACCCAAGAAGCTATCAAAGAGTCCCAAGGAAGAACAGGGGATGGCATTAGGTGGGAGATTTGGTTATACCAGCAAGTTAATTTTGTTGATGGAGCTCCGAAAGAAGATAATGACCTTTCGGGACATCCTTGATCTTCCTCCTTGCGATGGCTCAGCATCCATTAATGAG CTGGTGATGGGCACAATTCAAGATCTCCAAAAGCTTTACCCTGAAATTATGCCATGTAATCGACTGTCAGAAATAAAGGGGGCATCTATTGATCAG GGTCTAACTTACTTCCTCGGGGCTTTGAAGTCTATTGGAGATTCAAGGATGATGGAACTTGATTGGATGGAcaaatttaattacaattttCCATCATATGAAGAGAACATCAATCCAGAGGAACTTG TTGAGGTTGTCTTGGAAGCACTCAATTGCATGAATAAGATGGCACAAGAAAAGTTCGATATGATGGATGAAGATGATGACATGAAAAAGGACAATAGTAACACATTTGATAAAATGTTACTGGATTCCTATTCAGACAGCAACAGCTCCGGCTGTCCTTCTCCAGCTTCTCCAGCTTCTCCAATCACTCCGACCTCAGTACTTGCAGGATCATCCACTGCTTATACGAAATTTGGAGAGAAAGCAAATATTTCCTATCGCCCACCTATTCTCTTGTCTCTCAGAGTTCGAGCTGTGGGAAAACTCAACCAAGTTGATGCAAAGCGCCTCTCATTCAACACATTGTCAAGTGTAGTTGGCTTTGATTCCAGCTCTTTGAATGTAAACAAAAAGGTCGAGGAACCCATTACAGGGATTGAAGAACAGAGCAATTTTGGATTGACAACTGCAAATCATGAAAACAGAGATAGCAGCTGCATGTCGGATTTGAAGGATACTATAGAAAAGGGAATTGTGAGCAGACtgcatcctcctcctcctccaccaccaccaccacccatgGCATCACAAACAATAAAAGTAGCTCCACCGCCTCCGCCTCCGCCGCCCATGATGCCTTTTAAAGGAGTAGCACCGCCACCGCCACCTCCGCCGCCAATGATGCCTTCTAAAGGAGTAGCACCGCCGCCGCCCATGATGCCTCTGAAAGGAACAGTGTCACCACCATCAAATGGAGCTGCACTTCCACCACCTCCTCCACTTGGTGGAGCAAAATCCTTGCGCCCCAAAAAAGCAACTACTAAATTGAAGAGGTCATCCCAAATGGGTAATTTGTACCGCGTTCTTAGGGGGAAAGTGGAAGGATCTAATCTTGACGGTAAATCATCTAACGGGAGAAAGAGTGCGGTTGGTTCCTGCAGTCCTGGTGGAAAACAAGGTCTGGCTGATGCTCTAGCAGAGATGACAAAAAG ATCAGCATACTTCcaacaaattgaagaagatGTTCAAAAGTATGCAAAGTCAATAACGGAGCTGAAGCTTGCTATTAGTACTTTCCAAACAAAGGACATGGCCGAGCTGATCAAATTCCACAAATTCGTGGAATCCATTCTTGAGCACTTAACTGATGAATCACAG GTGTTAGCAAGGTTCGAAGGCTTCCCTGTAAAGAAGCTGGAAACATTAAGGACAGCAGCTGCACTCTACTCAAAGTTGGATGCCATGGCCACTGAACTGCATAGTTTGAAGATCGTATCTCCCATGGGGCAGCTGCTTGACAAAGTTGAACGTTACTTCACTAag ATCAAAGGAGAAGTGGACGCAATGGAACGAACCAAAGATGAAGAGTCCAAGAAATTTCAGAGTCACAATATCGATTTCGACTTCCATATCCTTATAAGAATCAAAGAAGCAATGGTAGATGTTTCCTCAAGCTGCATGGAGTTGGCTCTACAGGTA GCCTCAGAGAAGAAAGAACCAGGGCCAAAAAGTGACTCACGAACAAAGGGATGTGCCAAATTGCTGTGGAAGGCTTTCCAATTTGCATTTCGGGTCTATAGTTTTGCTGGTGGACATGATGATCGAGCTGACAAGCTGACAAGAGAATTGGCTCATGAAATAGAGAATGATCCTTACCACCAGTGA
- the LOC132168406 gene encoding uncharacterized protein LOC132168406, which translates to MPDVQPEVPVVPPEVSAIHPVVPVTHPNEPAAYPNVWQPTFVFDNRPITIHDSVMLHDSTAVAVAKGFVIPRDQTFLADRSDTDAINNSLAFSIQGAASVSDMAQRLSARNVELKVSRNQIGVLQRLLKYYKRKHVDLKQENTQLKKMMLSYAEYLGPKMLEMEKNTERLQRQHEKLRVDVQGCCKSLRTRSSQK; encoded by the exons atgcctgacgtgcaaccggaggtgcctgttgttccccctgaagtgtctgctattcatcccgtcgtacctgttacacaccctaatgaacctgctgcatatcctaacgtatggcagccaacttttgtctttgacaatcgtcctatcactattcacgattctgtcatgctccatgattctactgctgtagcagtggccaaaggtttcgtaattccacgggatcaaacgttcttagctgataggtcggatactgatgctattaataactcattggcattcagtatccaaggtgctgcttcagtttctgacatggcacaacgtttgagtgccagaaatgttgagctgaaagtctcaagaaaccaaatcggggtcttacagcgactgctcaaatactacaaacgaaaacacgtggatttgaagcaggagaatactcagctgaaaaagatgatgttatcttacgcagaatacttgggaccaaagatgctagaaatggagaagaataccgaacgtctccagcgacagcacgaaaaactccgggtcgatgttcaggggtgttgcaagtctctccgcacacgctctagtcag aaataa
- the LOC132169895 gene encoding probable 2' cyclic ADP-D-ribose synthase BdTIR, which produces MACKEVWDGHSCHPSHPHNQIRSISRPCDVFINHRGIDTKRTISGLLYYHLSMLRLKPFLDSENMKPGEKLYDKIDTGIRNCKLGIAVFSPRYCQSYFCLHELALLMESKKRVIPIFCDVKPSQLQVHDDGTRKASELQQYSRALEEAKYTVGLTFDTSSGNWSEFLVSASDAVIENLLEIDGERLRK; this is translated from the exons ATGGCTTGTAAAGAGGTATGGGATGGGCATTCTTG TCATCCGAGTCACCCCCACAACCAAATCCGATCAATATCCCGGCCATGCGATGTGTTTATAAACCACCGGGGGATCGACACGAAGAGAACTATTTCCGGTTTGCTCTACTACCACCTTTCCATGCTCCGGCTGAAGCCGTTTCTCGACAGCGAAAACATGAAACCTGGGGAGAAGCTGTACGACAAGATCGACACCGGTATTCGGAATTGCAAGCTGGGGATCGCCGTGTTTTCTCCCCGCTACTGCCAGTCCTATTTTTGTCTCCATGAGCTCGCTCTTCTAATGGAATCAAAGAAGAGGGTTATCCCCATCTTCTGCGACGTGAAACCTTCGCAGCTTCAGGTTCATGACGACGGAACTCGTAAGGCGTCGGAGCTCCAGCAGTATAGCCGGGCACTTGAAGAAGCTAAATATACCGTCGGCCTTACCTTTGATACCTCAAGCGG gaATTGGTCGGAATTCCTAGTATCTGCTTCGGATGCAGTGATAGAGAATCTGCTCGAGATAGACGGGGAACGACTGCGTAAATGA